DNA sequence from the Kazachstania africana CBS 2517 chromosome 4, complete genome genome:
GAATTCTCTTCCGATGAGAAGGTGAATTTCCGCATCAcacaaaattttgtcaaaCTTCCGCTTCcgtttttcttcttttggtaattttttatttttttatttattttctgcaacttttgtttgaaaaatgtcTAGAATAAAGGTTTGGGTGGACTAATGGATGCACGGATGGAGGGCACTGTCCAAAAACGGCAAAAGACAGTCAaacatttgattttttttttcccctTCTCTGCGAAAAATCGATCGATGAGATGacaagaaacaaaaaaaaaattttctgattGATAGAGAGAGATGACCTGTACtattagaagaagagtGATTCAATATACCGGTGAACTATGGGTAGATATTCTGTTAAGAGATACAAGACAAAGAGAAGAACGAAGGATTTAGACCTTATATACGAGGATCTAGCGTCACAAAAACgtattcaaaaattattaaaccAGCCATTAGATGAAACAAAACCAGGTTTAGGTCAACATTACTGTATACATTGTGCTAAATACTGTGAAACAGCCATTGCTTTGAAGACGCATTTGAAAACGAAAGTCCATAAGAGGAGAGTAAAAGAGTTGAAAAGCGTTCCGTACACACAAGAAGTCGCTGACGCTGCTGCAGGTTacaatttaaataaattcttAAATAGAGTGGAACAAGTTAAAACAGCAGTGGGCCCAGCAAAGGAAAATAACGAAAATTTATTGCATGAACATCTAGAAACTACTTTGGCTAATGTAAAATCGACTGAACCAACTCTACCATGGACGGATCAAAATGAAACTACTATAGaacaacaagaacaaaatattaatgaaGAGATTATAATGAAATAGTCAAGTATACATACATAcatacatacatatattaGAAAACTCTCTTTTTGTACATTAGGAAACAAAGAATCATGTCGATGCTTGACCAAAATCAGTATGTCCTGTGGATTCTGCATGCTTGGCGACATCTCTCTCTCCGACAAATTTCATGCGACAGACATTACAAATGATCTTAGCCTTCTGCGTATTGAAACAATACCCATTtgctttcaatttcttggcaATATCCAATGAATTGGACAGAATCTGGCTCGTTAATTtctcatcatttttttggaaaactGTCTTACCATAATCTACTTCCATACAATCGTAATGAATaccattaaataaaataataataaaatcgttaaatttatcatcattaaatttttcaaacttaTTAATATCAACGTCTAACACATAGATGGCAACATTAAGGTGTTTTGATAGTATCGCAATTTCAATTCCGCCACCCCATGAACTTAAGTCAAGTATCCATGCCGCATATTCCCTATTAGGTCTTCCCAATATGGCATCATTGTACTCAgctttattattttgtatTTCACTCGAAACGATCTGTCGTAATTCTAAAGATAACGAAATATCTTTATATACTGAATACGATATCGAATGAAAAAGACATGAATTATCATCAGGGACAGTATGTACTTGTAATATGGCACGTCCCACATTACTATCTTCAATTATTGCCTGAgaatcttttaattttggcATAGATGGCTTGACTACATCACCACCATTCCTTACTATTCTTACTTTTTCACCTGAACTTAACCCAATATCAACCAATTTTGCCACTttactattttcttcaatgtcAAGTCTAAGTGGCGGATATCCAAATCTAATTGCCACAGCATCGGGGGCCCCAATCTCTTCGATCAAATCATTAAGTGTCGCATTATTATCGATAGATACCACTTTATTATCTACTTTTAATCTCATATCTTTCACTACCGTTCTTATCAAATGTATGCCCTTCACACAGTCCTCAtcatctctttttttccctcTTTAATATACGTCCCAATATCATGTAGTGTGGCTCTCGTCCGACagtgaaaataaaaaagaatatacaATACTACTTACTATACGTTTAGTTCATATATAATCATCAATCAGATTCAAGAGAGTACCAATAAGATGACGCGATCCCTTCTCATTATCTGCATCTGCAAGTTGTGATGTGAGTGTTTTTATCCTGGGATCAGTTTGTAGCATAAGAATCTTgcaaaatttatttatagaTCGTGATAATTTGATCATCATCAGCAGATTGAACACGAGAAGTATTATTAATACAATGCTAATGACTGGAATAAGTGAGTTTGCCCAATTGGTGTTGTCTCTTATCACAGTTGTTTGTTTCTTGAGTTCTTTCACCTCGGGATGAGGTTTTGAtacattttccattttgatCGGTTCTTCAACGTTTTCCTCAACCTGTAACGCAACGACCTCCGTCTTCTCATTGAAATActtttcaatcaattcaCTGAACTCCTTAATCGCATCCAGTAAACCACTCTTACAATTTGCTTCAATCATATTTTTGATCCAACTCTTATTGGACCATTCAATCCAATACGAAATCCTCAAATCACAACCGTTTCCTTGTTCATTCCAACTGAACAAATATCTCGTAACGATTACAAAACTTTTACCACTAGGAATATTTGGGGTCCTCGTAATATTCCTCAGTTCAATCCCTTTCATTAAATCTTTATAAACAATGATATCTTTAGCCTCACATATTGTAGATTTCGGACCCACTGGGAAATGAAGTTGTTTTAAATACGAATATACTCTCTCATCgttgataaattcatcaaatggcgtaatatttgaagaatcaaGTCTCTTTAAGAATTCCAGCTGGAATTGAGTATTACTTTCGCTgaatataatttcaaagagCAAACCTGGAGGACAaggaaattcaaattcattgagTATTGTTTCATTATCCATAATTTCTGGGAAGGGTGGTACGGGGACCGATGAATCTCTGACCATGGGTCCCTTATAATTGTATcctgaatttttcttgaaatgaTGTACTTCTTTCAGGAGGAGAGTGGTATTAGAAGTTGCATTAGAGcttaaatcatcaattgacCTAATTACCTGATCAATTTCCAAGTCATCAGTTTCATTTGAAGGCATTTTCGCAATCGAATAATTGATGATATCTGTTCCTCTCGAGATTGCTGGCCGTATATGAGTCCTGATTATATCATTCACGGACTCCATGGCGTCACCGTGGGATACAATTAGATCAGCATCCTTTGTCGAATTAGAAACGTCGTTAGAAACTTCGGGAAAGGAAGGTCTCGATTTAAGATTATTcatatctttgaattttttgattttaaattCAGAATTCTTGATCgttatttcaatttgttgattattattatccttcaataaataattgaaatccGAATTGTTACTCTTTGTTGATACGTCCGGTATGGTATTCCAATTTTCAGTATCTGAATAATGCAAAGTTGAGTCAGTCatgaaaatatacaaaTGCTGTGTCTGCTAAGCTCCTCCTCCCCCTATTTGAGTATCCAACACAACACAATGGctgtatatataattataaCAAGTCTGGGCAGTTCTATCCGGTATAACAACCCTGTATATTGAAGGTGCCGTATGATAGAAGTGGTTAAAGCGGTACCGTAACTAACGATAAAACCTCGGAGTGACCAAGTCCTGTTTAACAAGAAGTTTAGCCATCGGTTTCCCTCGTGCTTCCATTCCTACATATATGCTAGTGTTTGCTACTCATATAGCATCAATTCAGATAGCAAATAAGAAAGTGCTCAGAATCACATGAATTTCACGTGCATAGAcataactttttcaaaccCTAATTGATCACatgatcaaaatttaattaagTCCGGGTGACAATATTTaccaatttattttttttttcctcttcttcgCCTTtcgaaatttcaagattctTAGAGAGAGGTCTTTTTCTTATAGTAAGTGTGGGACACAGTCAGTGAACAATCATTTTGGCAGTACACAAAGTTCGAACCGCGAGATACCATATTTTAGTGTACAGGTTCCTTTTGTTGGTGGTCTTCAATTAACTAGTGTACTGGTAGGATTTGCTGTGAAGTACATTGGCGTTATTATCCTTTTTTATAGTGGTAAGTTTTAATAGAAAACTTAGggaaatattgaaatcagCCAGCGCCAACGCAATGACAACTGAATTAGATTCTTCAAGTAAGATGCTACAAAGTAACGGGATCTCTAATGGATTGCAGGACTTCAATAACCAGGCAAAGTTCGATACTCCGATGACAAATAGTAATCAATCCAATGATCCAGTTTCGGTACCGAATAGCATAAATAAACTACCTCCTAGTTATACTAGACTTTCTTTAGAAACAAATAAACCACCCACGATACCTCATGTCCAAATCAATCAAACTTCTTTATCTCTAATCATAAGGAATTTAACCGTCTTTAccatcaaagaaatttctcaGTATatgaaaacaaatttaCACAATACGATGGataattcaaaaacaaCTAAGAAAATAAACTTTTTAAATCTGATCATTTTCTTAAGAAAtcagtttttgaaattatacGTTTTAATCAAATGGTCACGTACAATTAAAAACAATAATTTCCACATattgattgatttattgaacTGGTTCAGGACGACGAATATGTCTGTAAATAATTGTATTTGGTCGTTAAAATCAAGTCTAGAGTCAATGACTAATGCTAAATTACCAAATGTGGATCTTATTACAGCTTTAGAAGTCTTGAGCTTAGGTAGACCAAATTTacaaactttcaaaattttgaaaaacgaCAATTTGAACTATGTTAATGGAATGATTGAGATaccttcaaatttaataatatcaaaattgaatgacTTAAATTTAGTtaattcaatcaaaatatcaatgatgGAAGTACCTCCTCAATTCAACAATTATAATGTTAAAAATGGTAAGATTTACATCACTGTTCCAGGAGAGTTTGAGATTCAGTTATCTACAGTGGATCATCAATCTAATCTATTCTTTGTGGATCTCACTTTACTcctcaattcttcatcggAAACAAAAGAATCTAATGATGAAACCACCTCTGATACtggaaataataatagcaaTGATACTTCTAATatggaaaataatgatgataataaaaGTAGCAGTCCAGggaataaaattatttcaaaaaattttgataattcgTTACCTTTAAATAAACAAAGACTGGAAAAAGTAATCAATGAAatccttttcaaaagtagTAAACcgttattttcattgtatCAATTTTTACATAAATATATCTTAACGTTGAAGCTTTATATGATCCACATGGAATTACTGAATTTGGAGACTCTAGGAAAATATTCTGGTGGTAATTTAATCCATTCGTATGATTccaaaaaatcaattattaaTGGTAGATACTGGATTAATGGTAAAACAGGAAATAAAGGAAAATTCACAATAGGCGTTGCCAAAAGCACAGAGACTCTTGTCTTAAGATGGGATaattataatgaaatttctaCTCAGGATAAGACACCTTCGATTTATCCAGATCTTTTGaacaatattgaaaatatcttaGATGAAATCATGTTCAATCACGCAAATCTAATTAGATTGGATCTTTTATCTAAGAAAGTTTTccaagaagatgaagataatcTAGATGTACTATTATTTCAGTTACCAACAACGTGTCAATCTACAGCTCCAGTACAATTAAAGATCGATTTAATAACAGGGGTTTTCTATTTCAAGAATCCAACTCCTCTATTATTAGAATATACACAACAAATCAATAGAGCAGAGACAACGACTGATTTactcaaaattttacaaaaattgaaattggatAAAATAACACAAATACTCAATAATATGTTTGAAAAAACTGGTTGGATTTGTAGTAAAGCAATTAAACTGAGCAAATCAATTACAACAGACATTAAAGTCAACAATagaacaaaaaataatgaagatgacgacCGAATTTTACAAAGAGACATGTTTGTTTCTTTACCAAAATGGCCCATTAAGTGGTATTTAGTCctatcaataatttcatcagaTTCATCCTGTATCATAGAAAAGAGAATAGGTAAAATTGTTTCTAATAAAGGGAATTGGgaattaaaatatttggatcCAAAAAGTATTCATTCATCCAAGATGGAATCAATAACGtaccaaaaaataatgcCTCTACAGAAATCAATTTTACACAGAATCATAAATCATATGTTAATAGACTCACTAAACCAGTTGAACATCCACAACAAGGTTTGCTCCACAGAAGTGATCAATTCTGTACTACCAAAATATATTGTTGAAGATTTACAAAAAGATAGCTCCGATGATAGCAGTGAAGAATACACTTCTGTCATTGCATTGGAATTACAATCTTTCTTAGAAGGTTCGAAAGCATTAAATGgtatattagaaaattcGATGTTTTTAAGAATTGACtataaaaattctttaatcAGGTTATATgctaaattcaaaaaagataaaatgaTTAAACAAGTTCAGTGTGAGGAGCTGCTAACTCACttcattgaagataattcTTTGGACTTCTATTTAAatgaaactttcaaaaatcttgGTGAAattgtgaaatatttgacaACATTTAGGCAAAAACTTATGCAACTAGTTGTTGTTACAGATGTTGTTGATAAGTTGCACAAAAATTTCTCCTCtgagtttttcaaaatcactGAATTGAAACCTAATGAAATTTccttcaaatatttaaaagaCCAAGATACAAATGACGATAAACAAGATTGTACGATTAATATCATAACCAGCGAACAGATGGTAAAGAATCtaactttcaaattatccGAATCTAACCCACAACATGTAATACAACCTTTTATCAATAACTCCAGCCTGGATTATCACTTCATCTTTAACTACCTACAATTcacatcttcattttttattactTTAAGCAAAATCATTAATGAAACTCAACAGAATACTGTTAAACATTCACCAACTGTAAGACTCGGATTACATAACCTTAGCGAATATCAGTTAATCTACTATAACCCAGAATCTGGCACTAAGCTGACTCTTataattgaattgaaaaatgtctCCCATAATTCCAGAAGTAAGATCCATTACTTCATTCATTTCTCAGAAGATGAACACATCACAACCAAGTCTCTAGCATACCCTATGATTCATCAAGTAAGCAACCAAATCTTCACTTTGGATGCAAATGCCCAAGCAAAATCAAGGTATCCTTTTGCAATTAGATTAATTGATGGTATTTCTTGTGATTCAAGAGATATTGAGAATATTTTATCGGATattcatgaaattttgaaagttgaTAGTGACAAAAAGAATAATACTAATTAATATCCTATATACGTTGTCTATAAGAAGCAATACACATTCGtttttattaaagaaattggttTTCCTTCATCTGCCAGTTCgaatttcaagatatcaAGTTCTCGGCTCGAGAGGCGATATGCGCTGCATCTCGAAAATGTATAAAATAAGGTATTGGCCACTACAAAATAAAGCCACTTAAAACAAGTACAGAGGACGTCctaattcaaaaaaagtgGCCTTTCTA
Encoded proteins:
- the OTU1 gene encoding ubiquitin-specific protease OTU1 (similar to Saccharomyces cerevisiae OTU1 (YFL044C); ancestral locus Anc_8.12), translated to MRLKVDNKVVSIDNNATLNDLIEEIGAPDAVAIRFGYPPLRLDIEENSKVAKLVDIGLSSGEKVRIVRNGGDVVKPSMPKLKDSQAIIEDSNVGRAILQVHTVPDDNSCLFHSISYSVYKDISLSLELRQIVSSEIQNNKAEYNDAILGRPNREYAAWILDLSSWGGGIEIAILSKHLNVAIYVLDVDINKFEKFNDDKFNDFIIILFNGIHYDCMEVDYGKTVFQKNDEKLTSQILSNSLDIAKKLKANGYCFNTQKAKIICNVCRMKFVGERDVAKHAESTGHTDFGQAST
- the RGR1 gene encoding Rgr1p (similar to Saccharomyces cerevisiae RGR1 (YLR071C); ancestral locus Anc_8.15), giving the protein MTTELDSSSKMLQSNGISNGLQDFNNQAKFDTPMTNSNQSNDPVSVPNSINKLPPSYTRLSLETNKPPTIPHVQINQTSLSLIIRNLTVFTIKEISQYMKTNLHNTMDNSKTTKKINFLNLIIFLRNQFLKLYVLIKWSRTIKNNNFHILIDLLNWFRTTNMSVNNCIWSLKSSLESMTNAKLPNVDLITALEVLSLGRPNLQTFKILKNDNLNYVNGMIEIPSNLIISKLNDLNLVNSIKISMMEVPPQFNNYNVKNGKIYITVPGEFEIQLSTVDHQSNLFFVDLTLLLNSSSETKESNDETTSDTGNNNSNDTSNMENNDDNKSSSPGNKIISKNFDNSLPLNKQRLEKVINEILFKSSKPLFSLYQFLHKYILTLKLYMIHMELLNLETLGKYSGGNLIHSYDSKKSIINGRYWINGKTGNKGKFTIGVAKSTETLVLRWDNYNEISTQDKTPSIYPDLLNNIENILDEIMFNHANLIRLDLLSKKVFQEDEDNLDVLLFQLPTTCQSTAPVQLKIDLITGVFYFKNPTPLLLEYTQQINRAETTTDLLKILQKLKLDKITQILNNMFEKTGWICSKAIKLSKSITTDIKVNNRTKNNEDDDRILQRDMFVSLPKWPIKWYLVLSIISSDSSCIIEKRIGKIVSNKGNWELKYLDPKSIHSSKMESITYQKIMPLQKSILHRIINHMLIDSLNQLNIHNKVCSTEVINSVLPKYIVEDLQKDSSDDSSEEYTSVIALELQSFLEGSKALNGILENSMFLRIDYKNSLIRLYAKFKKDKMIKQVQCEELLTHFIEDNSLDFYLNETFKNLGEIVKYLTTFRQKLMQLVVVTDVVDKLHKNFSSEFFKITELKPNEISFKYLKDQDTNDDKQDCTINIITSEQMVKNLTFKLSESNPQHVIQPFINNSSLDYHFIFNYLQFTSSFFITLSKIINETQQNTVKHSPTVRLGLHNLSEYQLIYYNPESGTKLTLIIELKNVSHNSRSKIHYFIHFSEDEHITTKSLAYPMIHQVSNQIFTLDANAQAKSRYPFAIRLIDGISCDSRDIENILSDIHEILKVDSDKKNNTN
- the BUD20 gene encoding Bud20p (similar to Saccharomyces cerevisiae BUD20 (YLR074C); ancestral locus Anc_8.11), which produces MGRYSVKRYKTKRRTKDLDLIYEDLASQKRIQKLLNQPLDETKPGLGQHYCIHCAKYCETAIALKTHLKTKVHKRRVKELKSVPYTQEVADAAAGYNLNKFLNRVEQVKTAVGPAKENNENLLHEHLETTLANVKSTEPTLPWTDQNETTIEQQEQNINEEIIMK
- the LAM6 gene encoding Lam6p (similar to Saccharomyces cerevisiae YFL042C and YLR072W; ancestral locus Anc_8.14), with protein sequence MTDSTLHYSDTENWNTIPDVSTKSNNSDFNYLLKDNNNQQIEITIKNSEFKIKKFKDMNNLKSRPSFPEVSNDVSNSTKDADLIVSHGDAMESVNDIIRTHIRPAISRGTDIINYSIAKMPSNETDDLEIDQVIRSIDDLSSNATSNTTLLLKEVHHFKKNSGYNYKGPMVRDSSVPVPPFPEIMDNETILNEFEFPCPPGLLFEIIFSESNTQFQLEFLKRLDSSNITPFDEFINDERVYSYLKQLHFPVGPKSTICEAKDIIVYKDLMKGIELRNITRTPNIPSGKSFVIVTRYLFSWNEQGNGCDLRISYWIEWSNKSWIKNMIEANCKSGLLDAIKEFSELIEKYFNEKTEVVALQVEENVEEPIKMENVSKPHPEVKELKKQTTVIRDNTNWANSLIPVISIVLIILLVFNLLMMIKLSRSINKFCKILMLQTDPRIKTLTSQLADADNEKGSRHLIGTLLNLIDDYI